One part of the Arabidopsis thaliana chromosome 1 sequence genome encodes these proteins:
- a CDS encoding DNAse I-like superfamily protein (DNAse I-like superfamily protein; CONTAINS InterPro DOMAIN/s: Endonuclease/exonuclease/phosphatase (InterPro:IPR005135), RNA-directed DNA polymerase (reverse transcriptase), related (InterPro:IPR015706); BEST Arabidopsis thaliana protein match is: DNAse I-like superfamily protein (TAIR:AT1G43760.1); Has 796 Blast hits to 793 proteins in 14 species: Archae - 0; Bacteria - 0; Metazoa - 0; Fungi - 0; Plants - 796; Viruses - 0; Other Eukaryotes - 0 (source: NCBI BLink).), which produces MLSAVPKQKWIPKSDVKAPITVTSSSLTVVQAGLSPLSEIPKVAPSISKVSDGGPTSLCVEDIRSTRDQLVDPPFPPPPGWGAMSNKEKKKQLKMNTEAERRSLWDDITRLSASSPLCNSPWLVVGDFNQIASVTEHYSLMPSNISLQGLEDLQACMRDSDLVDLPCRGVLYTWSNHQQDNPILRKLDRAIVNGCWLATFPTASAIFDPPSDSDHAACMVILNNSPPLSKKKSFKYFSFLSTHPDFISSILAAWQKEIAVGSFMFSLGELLKEAKKACRGLNRRGFSNIQAQLMSNPSDFLFRAEHVARKNWNFFAAALESFYKQKSRIKWLKEGDLELLTSYLEEADLIMSKHSTPRSTRSFKISRDHSTPRSSRRNHHFTSPLDHEVECPHLHHLTITRSNHSTPWSSVFTFIARPLLDLTTLP; this is translated from the exons ATGTTATCAGCGGTGCCTAAACAGAAATGGATTCCCAAATCAGACGTGAAGGCACCCATAACagtaacttcttcttctcttactGTTGTTCAAGCTGGTCTTAGCCCTCTTTCTGAGATCCCTAAGGTGGCGCCTTCTATTTCAAAGGTCTCCGATGGAGGTCCAACTAGTCTGTGTGTCGAAGACATTCGGTCCACAAGGGATCAGCTAGTTGATCCTccttttcctcctcctcctggTTGGGGTGCGATGTCCaataaggagaagaagaagcaattaAAAAT GAATACTGAGGCTGAGAGAAGGTCTCTTTGGGATGATATTACAAGGTTGTCTGCTTCCTCTCCTCTTTGTAATTCTCCATGGCTTGTTGTTGGAGACTTTAACCAAATTGCTTCTGTCACAGAGCATTACTCTCTCATGCCGTCTAATATTTCCTTACAAGGCTTGGAGGACCTGCAAGCTTGTATGAGAGACAGTGACCTTGTGGATCTACCGTGTAGGGGTGTGCTGTACACTTGGTCTAATCACCAGCAAGATAATCCAATTCTAAGGAAGCTTGATAGAGCCATTGTTAATGGTTGTTGGCTTGCTACCTTCCCAACGGCGTCTGCTATCTTTGACCCTCCTAGCGACTCTGACCACGCAGCGTGTATGGTCATTCTCAATAACTCTCCGCCtctttcaaaaaagaaaagtttcaagtacttttctttcttatcgACGCATCCGGATTTTATCTCTTCTATTTTGGCTGCGTGGCAGAAGGAGATAGCTGTGGGTTCTTTCATGTTTTCCTTAGGAGAACTCTTAAAAGAGGCTAAGAAGGCCTGTAGAGGTCTGAATAGACGTGGCTTCAGTAATATTCAAGCTCAATTGATGTCCAATCCGTCTGACTTCTTATTCAGGGCTGAACATGTTGCCCGCAAAAATTGGAATTTCTTCGCTGCTGCTCTGGAATCCTTTTACAAACAGAAGTCCAGAATCAAATGGTTAAAGGAAG gtgatttggagctgttgacgagctatctggaagaagcggacctgatcatgtcaaagcactcgaccccgaggtcgactaggagcttcaagatctcaagagaccactcgacccccaggtcgagtagaagaaatcaccacttcacctcaccactcgaccacgaggtcgagtgtcctcatctccatcacctgaccatcactcgatcaaaccactcgaccccgtggtcgagtgtcttcaccttcattgcCAGACCACTACTCGATCTCACCACTCTACCttga